One Chordicoccus furentiruminis DNA window includes the following coding sequences:
- a CDS encoding dihydroorotate dehydrogenase electron transfer subunit codes for MSIVQGLYPVVKRRNLARDIFDFEICAPEIASAAQPGQFVHIAVPGHSLRRPISICGTSPEKGTFRIVFQAKGSGTRDLVDIGPHAALDVMGPLGHGFTLLPEARRVLLAGGGIGVPPMVSLASRYHERATAITGFRGQSAVILSDAFDSFHTPQILCTDDGSAGIHGLVTVPLEEELQKEVPDMVYACGPTPMLRAIAAVAAKYHAPCEVSLEQHMGCGLGACLVCQCRIRTADGEEVKRVCKDGPVFNAADVVF; via the coding sequence ATGAGCATCGTTCAGGGCCTTTACCCTGTAGTGAAACGGCGAAACCTCGCCAGAGATATTTTTGATTTCGAAATCTGCGCGCCGGAGATTGCCTCCGCCGCGCAGCCGGGTCAGTTCGTCCATATCGCGGTGCCGGGGCATTCGCTCCGGCGCCCGATTTCCATCTGCGGGACCAGTCCGGAGAAAGGCACGTTCCGCATCGTCTTTCAGGCGAAGGGAAGCGGCACCCGTGATCTCGTCGACATCGGACCGCATGCGGCGCTTGATGTGATGGGACCGCTCGGACACGGCTTCACGCTGCTGCCGGAGGCGCGCCGCGTGCTGCTGGCGGGCGGAGGAATCGGCGTGCCGCCGATGGTGTCGCTCGCTTCCCGGTATCATGAGCGGGCCACGGCCATCACCGGCTTCCGGGGACAGTCGGCCGTCATTCTGTCAGACGCGTTCGATTCCTTCCATACGCCGCAGATTCTCTGCACTGACGACGGATCTGCCGGCATCCACGGACTCGTGACGGTTCCGCTTGAGGAGGAACTGCAGAAGGAAGTCCCGGATATGGTTTATGCCTGCGGGCCCACCCCGATGCTGCGGGCGATCGCGGCGGTCGCGGCGAAATATCACGCGCCCTGCGAGGTGTCGCTGGAGCAGCATATGGGCTGCGGTCTCGGGGCCTGCCTCGTCTGTCAGTGCCGGATCCGGACGGCGGACGGCGAGGAAGTGAAGCGGGTATGCAAGGACGGTCCGGTCTTCAACGCGGCGGACGTCGTTTTCTGA
- the hcp gene encoding hydroxylamine reductase, which yields MEQAMFCYQCQETAGGKGCTRCGVCGKKPEVARMQDLLIYVTKGLSCVTTELRKEGKEIGKDVNHLVTLNLFTTITNANFDREAIVRKICDTLEMKRSLLALCAGSGRLPEAARWDGNPDSFDEKAASVGVLATENEDIRSLRELITYGLKGLSAYTKHANALLKENEEVDAFIQRALAATLDDSLSADDLVALTLETGKYGVTGMALLDEANTGAYGSPEITRVDLGVRSNPGILVSGHDLRDLEMLLEQTQGTGIDVYTHSEMLPAHYYPAFKKYPNFAGNYGNAWWKQKEEFASFNGPILMTTNCVVPPADSYRDRLWTTGATGVPGCRHIDGAYGETKDFSGIIEQAKHCAPPTELETGTIVGGFAHEQVFALADKIVDAVKSGAIRKFVVMAGCDGRMKSREYYAEFAKRLPKDVVILTAGCAKYKYNKLPLGDIGGIPRVLDAGQCNDSYSLALIALKLKEIFGLDDVNQLPLAFNIAWYEQKAVIVLLALLSLGVKNIHLGPTLPAFLSPNVTDVLVKNFGIAGITTVDEDLKLFFGEN from the coding sequence ATGGAACAGGCTATGTTCTGCTATCAGTGTCAGGAAACAGCAGGAGGAAAGGGCTGCACACGCTGCGGCGTCTGCGGCAAGAAGCCGGAAGTGGCCCGGATGCAGGATCTTCTGATCTATGTGACGAAGGGTCTTTCCTGCGTCACCACTGAGCTCAGGAAGGAAGGAAAGGAAATCGGAAAGGATGTCAACCATCTGGTGACACTGAACCTTTTCACCACCATCACCAACGCCAACTTCGACCGGGAGGCGATCGTCCGGAAAATCTGCGATACGCTCGAGATGAAGCGTTCTCTGCTTGCCCTCTGCGCCGGATCCGGCCGTCTTCCGGAAGCCGCGCGCTGGGACGGCAATCCGGACTCCTTCGATGAGAAGGCGGCCTCTGTCGGCGTGCTGGCGACGGAAAACGAGGATATCCGCAGTCTCCGCGAACTGATCACCTACGGTCTCAAGGGTCTCTCCGCCTACACGAAGCATGCCAACGCGCTGCTGAAGGAAAACGAGGAGGTCGACGCGTTCATTCAGCGGGCGCTGGCCGCGACGCTCGACGACAGCCTGAGCGCGGACGATCTCGTCGCACTCACGCTGGAAACCGGCAAGTACGGCGTAACGGGCATGGCGCTGCTCGACGAGGCCAATACAGGCGCCTACGGCAGCCCGGAGATCACCAGGGTCGATCTCGGCGTGCGGAGCAATCCGGGCATCCTCGTCTCCGGCCATGACCTCCGTGATCTGGAGATGCTGCTTGAGCAGACGCAGGGCACCGGCATTGACGTCTACACGCATTCGGAGATGCTGCCGGCCCACTACTATCCGGCATTTAAAAAGTACCCGAACTTCGCCGGCAACTACGGCAACGCGTGGTGGAAGCAGAAGGAAGAGTTTGCTTCCTTCAACGGACCGATTCTGATGACGACCAACTGCGTCGTTCCGCCCGCGGACAGCTACAGGGACCGCCTCTGGACAACAGGCGCCACCGGCGTGCCGGGCTGCCGCCATATTGACGGCGCCTACGGCGAGACGAAGGATTTCTCCGGCATCATCGAGCAGGCGAAGCACTGCGCTCCGCCGACGGAGCTTGAGACGGGCACGATCGTCGGCGGCTTCGCCCACGAGCAGGTCTTTGCCCTCGCGGATAAGATCGTGGATGCGGTGAAGTCCGGTGCCATTCGCAAGTTCGTCGTGATGGCCGGCTGCGACGGCCGCATGAAGTCCCGGGAGTACTACGCCGAATTTGCGAAGCGTCTTCCGAAGGATGTGGTGATTCTGACCGCCGGCTGCGCGAAGTACAAGTACAACAAACTTCCGCTGGGCGACATCGGCGGCATCCCCAGAGTGCTGGACGCCGGACAGTGCAATGACAGCTACTCTCTGGCTCTGATCGCGCTCAAGCTGAAGGAGATCTTCGGGCTCGACGACGTCAATCAGCTCCCGCTGGCGTTCAACATTGCCTGGTACGAGCAGAAGGCCGTCATCGTCCTGCTCGCCCTGCTCTCCCTCGGAGTGAAGAATATTCACCTCGGACCGACGCTTCCGGCCTTCCTCTCTCCGAACGTGACCGATGTGCTGGTCAAAAACTTCGGCATCGCCGGCATCACCACAGTGGACGAGGATCTGAAGCTGTTCTTCGGAGAAAACTGA
- a CDS encoding metallophosphoesterase: MALYALGDLHLSFQADKPMDAFGRVWKHHERKIGTFVRQTVKPEDTLVLTGDHSWGRKLEECREDLAFIENLPGRKILLRGNHDMFWEAGHTARLNEMYGGRLHFLQNSFETYEDFALVGTKGYTFEGPFYLDRRGRITGWDEEKKAQADRLVEREMKRLRTSFGLAEAAGYRRFIMFLHYPPTSILETESPFTKVAEEYGVSAVVYSHCHGKARFGDSIRGTFHGIRYMLVSGDYLNFHPALVLE, from the coding sequence ATGGCACTGTACGCACTGGGGGATCTTCATCTCAGCTTTCAGGCAGACAAACCGATGGACGCCTTCGGCCGGGTGTGGAAGCACCATGAGCGGAAGATCGGGACCTTTGTCCGGCAGACTGTGAAGCCGGAGGACACGCTGGTCCTCACGGGCGATCATTCGTGGGGACGGAAACTGGAGGAATGCCGCGAGGATCTCGCCTTCATCGAGAATCTGCCCGGCCGTAAGATCCTTTTACGCGGCAATCATGACATGTTCTGGGAGGCCGGGCACACGGCGCGCCTCAATGAGATGTACGGGGGACGGCTGCATTTTCTTCAGAACTCATTTGAGACATATGAGGATTTTGCCCTGGTCGGGACGAAGGGATACACCTTCGAGGGCCCGTTTTACCTCGACCGGAGGGGACGGATCACCGGCTGGGACGAAGAGAAGAAGGCGCAGGCGGACCGTCTTGTGGAGCGGGAGATGAAGCGGCTGCGGACGTCGTTCGGTCTGGCGGAGGCGGCCGGGTACCGACGCTTCATCATGTTTCTGCATTATCCGCCGACCAGTATTCTGGAGACGGAGTCGCCTTTCACGAAAGTCGCGGAGGAGTACGGTGTCTCGGCTGTGGTGTACTCCCACTGTCACGGGAAGGCGCGCTTCGGAGACAGCATCAGGGGCACGTTTCACGGAATCCGCTACATGCTGGTGAGCGGAGATTATCTGAACTTCCATCCGGCGCTTGTACTCGAATAA
- a CDS encoding GH1 family beta-glucosidase, whose amino-acid sequence MDDEKRKFVWGAATAAYQVEGAAFEGGKGLTIWDVFAHEKGRIYMDQNGDTACDSYHHVDEDVALMAELGITGYRFSIDWARVLPEGTGRVNEEGLAWYSHLVDALLEKGIEPFVTLYHWELPYALQMKGGWLNPGIADAFAGYAALIAERFSGRVKHYFTINEPQCVSVLGYVTGEHAPGLRMGRREFFQIHKNILLAHGLAVRALREHSRGPVKVGFAPCGAFYYPSSERPEDIEAARRATFHTDSTELKEAGWNVALFTDPIYFGRYPEETLRLFGDALPGISRDEWEIITEKLDFHGQNLYNGVEVRAGKDGRPERVRRYDGFPRTANGWPVTPEAMRWAIRFLSERYRLPIYITENGMSAHDEVSLDGRVHDPNRIDFMDRYLGELNKAVRDGADVAGYFVWSLMDNFEWTLGYSERFGIIYVDFPTGRRIPKDSFYHYQRIIRGGETQ is encoded by the coding sequence ATGGACGATGAGAAACGGAAGTTTGTCTGGGGCGCGGCGACAGCCGCGTATCAGGTGGAAGGCGCGGCCTTCGAGGGAGGTAAGGGGCTCACGATCTGGGACGTATTCGCCCACGAGAAGGGGCGGATCTATATGGATCAGAACGGAGACACGGCCTGCGACAGCTACCACCATGTGGACGAGGACGTGGCGCTGATGGCGGAGCTGGGGATCACCGGCTACCGCTTTTCCATCGACTGGGCCCGTGTGCTGCCGGAGGGGACGGGTCGGGTCAATGAGGAAGGACTGGCGTGGTACAGCCATCTGGTCGACGCCCTCCTTGAGAAGGGCATCGAGCCTTTCGTGACGCTCTATCACTGGGAACTGCCGTACGCGCTTCAGATGAAGGGCGGCTGGCTCAATCCGGGGATCGCCGATGCGTTCGCCGGGTACGCGGCGCTGATCGCGGAGCGCTTCTCCGGCCGGGTGAAGCATTACTTTACGATCAATGAGCCGCAGTGCGTCTCGGTGCTCGGATATGTGACCGGTGAGCACGCGCCGGGTCTCAGGATGGGCCGCCGGGAGTTTTTCCAGATTCACAAGAATATTCTGCTGGCTCACGGGCTGGCGGTCCGGGCGCTTCGTGAGCACAGCCGCGGTCCGGTGAAAGTCGGGTTTGCGCCCTGCGGCGCGTTCTACTACCCGTCAAGCGAACGGCCGGAGGATATCGAGGCGGCGCGGCGGGCAACCTTCCATACGGACAGCACGGAACTGAAGGAAGCGGGCTGGAATGTCGCCCTGTTTACTGACCCGATTTATTTCGGGCGGTATCCGGAGGAGACGCTCCGGCTGTTCGGCGATGCGCTTCCGGGCATCAGCCGCGATGAGTGGGAGATCATCACGGAGAAACTGGATTTTCACGGTCAGAACCTCTACAACGGCGTGGAGGTCCGGGCAGGAAAAGACGGACGGCCGGAACGGGTGAGACGGTATGACGGGTTCCCACGGACGGCGAACGGCTGGCCCGTGACACCGGAGGCGATGCGGTGGGCGATCCGCTTCCTGTCAGAGCGCTATCGTCTCCCGATCTATATCACGGAGAACGGCATGTCCGCTCATGACGAGGTCTCTCTGGACGGGCGGGTGCATGACCCGAACCGGATCGATTTTATGGACCGCTATCTGGGCGAGCTGAACAAGGCGGTCCGCGACGGCGCGGACGTCGCCGGTTATTTTGTGTGGTCGCTGATGGATAACTTTGAATGGACGCTCGGCTACAGCGAGCGGTTTGGCATCATCTATGTGGACTTCCCGACCGGAAGACGGATCCCGAAGGATTCCTTCTATCATTATCAGAGGATCATCCGCGGCGGAGAAACGCAGTGA
- a CDS encoding flavin reductase yields the protein MDSKVMYNLSYGLFVLTARDGEKDNGCIINTVCQVASEPNRISISVNKKNYTHDMILKTGVFNVSILDEKAKFGTFQHFGFRSGRDEDKTVGVELARSGNGLYYLADEEVNGYISAKVIQSIDLGSHTLFIADVTDGAVLGDTPSATYAYYFANIKPKPEKRSKKGWVCIICGYIYEGEVLPPDFICPICKHPASDFRPVGD from the coding sequence ATGGACAGTAAGGTCATGTACAATCTGAGCTACGGTCTCTTTGTTCTCACCGCCCGGGACGGCGAGAAAGACAACGGCTGCATCATCAACACGGTCTGTCAAGTCGCCAGCGAGCCGAACCGGATCTCGATCTCGGTCAACAAGAAGAACTACACCCATGACATGATTCTGAAGACAGGGGTTTTCAACGTCTCGATTCTCGATGAGAAAGCAAAGTTCGGAACCTTTCAGCACTTCGGCTTCCGGAGCGGACGGGACGAGGACAAGACTGTGGGCGTCGAGCTCGCACGGTCCGGAAACGGCCTTTACTATCTGGCGGACGAAGAGGTGAACGGATATATCTCCGCGAAGGTGATTCAGTCCATCGACCTCGGCAGCCACACGCTGTTCATCGCGGATGTCACGGACGGGGCCGTGCTCGGTGATACGCCTTCGGCAACCTATGCCTACTACTTTGCGAATATCAAGCCGAAGCCGGAGAAGCGGTCGAAGAAGGGCTGGGTCTGCATCATCTGCGGCTATATCTACGAGGGTGAGGTGCTTCCGCCGGATTTCATCTGCCCGATCTGCAAGCACCCGGCGTCTGATTTCCGTCCGGTCGGGGACTGA
- a CDS encoding ABC transporter ATP-binding protein, which yields MLETKSVSKYYLNKPVLKDASVRIEPGNIYALLGPNGSGKTTWMKIAATLAKPTEGEVLLDGKPADTESRKKIAYLPTDPFFYNWMTAEDVGRYYQDFFDDFSEEKYREMLGQMELTENLRVKNLSSGMTAKLKIAVTMARNAEIYLLDEPLNGIDLLARDRIMEAIIRSSGPDVAMIISSHLVEEIESFVNRVIFVRQGRIVEQADTEELRQTRNVSLTDRYRALMAGVSEQ from the coding sequence ATGCTGGAGACAAAGAGTGTCAGCAAATACTATCTGAACAAGCCGGTGCTGAAAGATGCCAGCGTCCGGATCGAGCCGGGCAATATCTACGCGCTGCTCGGCCCCAACGGAAGCGGAAAGACGACATGGATGAAGATCGCGGCGACACTGGCGAAGCCGACGGAAGGGGAGGTGCTGCTGGACGGAAAGCCGGCGGATACGGAGAGCCGGAAGAAGATCGCCTATCTTCCGACGGATCCGTTTTTCTACAACTGGATGACGGCTGAAGATGTGGGGCGCTATTATCAGGATTTCTTCGACGATTTTTCTGAGGAGAAGTACCGGGAGATGCTCGGCCAGATGGAACTGACGGAGAACCTCAGAGTGAAAAACCTCTCCTCCGGCATGACGGCGAAGCTGAAGATCGCGGTCACGATGGCGCGGAACGCGGAGATTTATCTACTGGACGAGCCGCTGAACGGCATCGATCTTCTGGCGAGGGACCGGATCATGGAAGCGATCATCCGTTCCTCGGGACCGGATGTGGCGATGATCATTTCCAGCCATCTGGTGGAAGAGATCGAGTCCTTTGTCAACCGGGTGATCTTCGTCCGTCAGGGGCGTATCGTGGAGCAGGCAGATACGGAGGAACTCAGGCAGACCCGAAACGTTTCGCTGACGGACCGCTACAGAGCGCTGATGGCGGGCGTGAGTGAACAGTGA
- a CDS encoding GntR family transcriptional regulator, whose protein sequence is MELNTSLPIYLQVVHAIETDIAAGRLKPGEKLPSGRELAVAWKINPNTAARVYQVLEAQGVCTTKRGLGTFVTGDEGARDRIRTEMARNLVGEFLRNMRELGYTDEEIRGRLKEEM, encoded by the coding sequence ATGGAGCTGAATACATCGCTGCCCATCTATCTTCAGGTGGTGCATGCGATTGAGACCGATATCGCGGCCGGCCGGCTGAAGCCGGGAGAGAAGCTTCCGTCCGGAAGAGAGCTTGCCGTCGCGTGGAAGATCAACCCGAATACGGCCGCCCGCGTCTATCAGGTGCTGGAGGCGCAGGGCGTCTGCACGACGAAGCGCGGACTGGGTACGTTTGTGACGGGAGATGAGGGCGCACGTGATCGGATCCGGACGGAGATGGCCAGAAATCTGGTCGGGGAATTTCTGAGGAACATGCGGGAGCTCGGGTACACCGATGAGGAGATCCGGGGCAGACTGAAGGAGGAAATGTGA
- a CDS encoding dihydroorotate dehydrogenase has protein sequence MADLSSTVFGKRFKNPIVMASGVFGYGREYEEFFPLSRLGGLCTKGTTLHKRAGNEGVRITECDSGLLFSVGLQNPGIDYYIRNDLPNLLTKDTNIFTNVAALETDEYEAIVRKLEETDAPLIELNISCPNTAGEPLAMSAKSTEMITARIRKLTKKPFVVKLSPNAGNVAEIAKAAESAGADGISLVNSIHGFKIDLRTRRPVFRNNLAGMSGSAIYPIALRMVWQTARAVKIPVIGIGGVDSGEKAVEMMMAGASLVQVGSAIFRDPYAPLHVIDEMNEWMDANHVSDVKELIGSVKPW, from the coding sequence ATGGCTGATCTGAGCAGCACGGTATTTGGCAAACGGTTCAAAAACCCGATCGTGATGGCATCCGGCGTCTTCGGGTACGGACGGGAGTATGAGGAATTTTTCCCGCTCAGCCGGCTGGGCGGACTTTGCACAAAGGGCACGACGCTTCATAAACGGGCCGGAAACGAGGGCGTCCGCATCACGGAATGCGACAGCGGGCTGCTGTTTTCGGTGGGACTGCAGAATCCGGGTATCGACTACTACATCCGGAACGATCTGCCGAACCTTCTGACGAAGGACACCAATATTTTTACAAATGTGGCGGCGCTCGAGACGGATGAGTACGAGGCGATTGTCCGGAAGCTGGAGGAGACGGACGCGCCGCTGATCGAGCTCAATATTTCCTGCCCGAATACGGCGGGGGAGCCGCTGGCGATGAGCGCGAAATCGACGGAGATGATCACGGCGCGGATCCGGAAGCTCACGAAGAAACCGTTTGTGGTGAAGCTGTCTCCCAACGCTGGCAATGTCGCCGAGATCGCGAAAGCGGCGGAGAGCGCGGGGGCGGACGGCATCTCGCTTGTGAACAGCATCCACGGCTTCAAGATCGATCTGAGAACCCGCCGTCCGGTCTTCCGCAACAATCTCGCGGGGATGAGCGGCAGCGCGATCTATCCGATCGCCCTCAGGATGGTCTGGCAGACGGCGCGTGCGGTGAAGATCCCGGTGATCGGCATCGGCGGCGTCGATTCCGGTGAAAAGGCGGTGGAGATGATGATGGCGGGGGCGTCGCTGGTTCAGGTCGGATCGGCGATCTTCCGTGATCCGTACGCTCCTCTTCATGTGATCGATGAGATGAACGAATGGATGGACGCCAATCATGTCTCCGATGTAAAGGAACTGATCGGCAGCGTGAAGCCTTGGTGA
- a CDS encoding DNA internalization-related competence protein ComEC/Rec2, which produces MRRRPAALLCLLVLLFFSLLTLSGSPLRPDPPGTAGAEALFDIPRSYRITGKVAETRAQESYSVVILDRPVLTFQSKDYLISRVKLICRDRCRYEPGNVLEARGAVEKIRGPENPGQTDTALQDRVRGIRFLMRSPSLTLRSAERDGFTCALAGIRSEVNRMIRAAFPDDAEDVFCAMMTGDRTGLDDSVRSLWRTGGVTHMLAISGLHLTLLGMGLYRLLRKMHLSIRGAGFAVCALMLLYTVFTGGSVSTVRAFLMFVLAVGAEMTGRTYDPPTALSVAAVLILLGNPDYLLFPGFQMSCAAMAAGCLFSGRGRPEQMLELTLIMLPFVLRAGSEMPLLSIPVNLLAVPLLPTLLGLGAAGTAAEAVREAAAALAGRPLSPEAASGLGSTPAAVPGTVLLRLLHRLLGFIQSLPFASPVLGQPAVWQIVLYFALLSAWSFALWALRRSRRRFLLLLLLPPLVLTLRKPPLHGMKIIFQSVGQGDSILIETGEESTVLVDGGSSSVGSCGTRRILPCLESEGRARIDYCFVTHMDADHMNGIREMLDMIRERRTPVRVGTLVLPYLRHPDEDYLELGALAREAGARVLAVSKGDRIRTGGLCLDVLNPDPACETVPADSNGQCIVLSLRYGRFNALLTGDVSGAGERQLEDYLAAGHKRYDCLKVAHHGSKYSTPKSFLEAVRPEISVISCGAGNDYGHPHDTLLNRLKAAHTKVFRTDRQGAVILTTEGDGFSVRTFTDG; this is translated from the coding sequence ATGCGGCGACGGCCTGCGGCTCTCCTGTGCCTGCTCGTTCTTCTCTTCTTTTCGCTTCTGACTCTGTCCGGCTCTCCCTTGAGACCGGACCCGCCCGGAACGGCCGGAGCGGAAGCACTGTTCGATATACCCCGTTCTTATCGGATCACGGGGAAGGTCGCGGAAACGAGGGCGCAGGAGTCTTATTCCGTTGTGATTCTTGACCGGCCCGTTCTTACCTTTCAATCGAAAGATTATCTTATTTCCAGAGTAAAATTGATCTGCCGCGACCGATGCCGATATGAACCCGGCAATGTTCTGGAGGCGCGGGGCGCGGTGGAGAAAATCCGCGGGCCGGAGAATCCGGGACAGACGGACACGGCGCTTCAGGACCGTGTACGCGGCATCCGGTTTCTGATGCGTTCCCCTTCGCTGACGCTGCGGAGCGCAGAGCGCGACGGCTTCACCTGCGCGCTCGCCGGAATCCGCTCGGAGGTGAATCGGATGATCCGCGCAGCCTTTCCCGATGATGCGGAAGACGTTTTCTGCGCGATGATGACCGGGGACCGCACCGGGCTGGATGACAGTGTCCGGTCTCTCTGGCGCACCGGCGGTGTGACGCATATGCTGGCGATTTCAGGTCTCCACCTGACGCTGCTCGGTATGGGGCTGTACCGCCTTCTCAGGAAAATGCACCTGAGCATCCGGGGCGCCGGCTTCGCAGTCTGTGCTCTGATGCTCCTCTATACGGTTTTCACCGGCGGATCCGTGTCGACTGTCCGCGCGTTCCTGATGTTTGTCCTTGCGGTCGGCGCGGAGATGACCGGACGTACCTATGATCCGCCCACGGCGCTTTCCGTCGCTGCGGTTCTGATTCTGCTGGGAAATCCGGATTATCTTCTTTTTCCCGGGTTTCAGATGAGCTGCGCGGCGATGGCCGCGGGCTGTCTGTTTTCCGGCAGGGGGCGGCCCGAGCAGATGCTGGAGCTGACGCTGATTATGCTGCCTTTTGTCCTTCGTGCCGGCTCGGAGATGCCGCTCCTGAGCATTCCGGTCAATCTGCTGGCCGTGCCGCTGCTTCCCACCCTGCTGGGGCTGGGAGCGGCCGGGACCGCGGCGGAGGCGGTCCGGGAAGCAGCCGCCGCGCTTGCTGGCCGGCCTCTGTCTCCGGAGGCGGCCTCCGGGCTGGGATCGACGCCAGCAGCGGTCCCGGGTACGGTGCTTCTCCGGCTTCTCCATCGGCTGCTCGGCTTCATACAGAGTCTTCCGTTTGCTTCTCCGGTTCTCGGACAGCCCGCCGTCTGGCAGATCGTTCTTTATTTTGCGCTTCTGTCCGCATGGTCATTTGCCCTGTGGGCGCTCCGGAGAAGCCGGCGGCGTTTTCTGCTGCTTCTTCTTCTGCCTCCGCTTGTGCTGACACTGAGGAAGCCTCCGCTTCACGGGATGAAGATCATCTTTCAGTCGGTGGGGCAGGGGGATTCGATTCTGATCGAGACGGGAGAGGAATCGACCGTGCTGGTTGACGGAGGCTCCTCGTCGGTCGGAAGCTGCGGCACTCGTCGGATTCTCCCGTGTCTTGAGAGTGAGGGCCGCGCCCGGATTGACTACTGCTTTGTCACGCATATGGACGCGGATCATATGAACGGCATCCGTGAGATGCTCGACATGATCCGGGAGCGCCGGACGCCGGTGAGGGTCGGGACGCTGGTCCTCCCGTATCTGCGACATCCCGATGAGGATTATCTGGAACTGGGCGCACTTGCACGGGAGGCCGGCGCGCGGGTGCTCGCGGTTTCGAAGGGGGACAGGATCCGGACAGGCGGACTTTGTCTCGATGTCCTGAATCCGGATCCCGCCTGTGAGACTGTGCCGGCGGACAGCAACGGGCAATGCATTGTGCTTTCACTGCGCTACGGTCGTTTCAATGCGCTGCTCACAGGAGATGTAAGCGGTGCGGGCGAGCGGCAGCTGGAGGACTATCTCGCAGCCGGACACAAACGGTATGACTGTCTGAAGGTGGCGCATCACGGCTCGAAATATTCGACTCCGAAGTCATTTCTGGAGGCGGTGCGTCCGGAGATCAGCGTGATCAGCTGCGGAGCCGGGAACGACTACGGTCATCCTCACGACACGCTTCTGAACCGACTGAAAGCCGCACACACAAAGGTTTTCCGGACAGACCGTCAGGGGGCGGTGATTCTGACGACAGAAGGGGACGGATTCAGTGTGCGTACGTTCACTGACGGATGA
- a CDS encoding YitT family protein, whose amino-acid sequence MSVRGGAAPEDVIRGPYRPFRPGNALLIAAGSLIYACAVNWFMMPLHLYAGGIVGLSQLIRTLAFSGIRGVDVAGLVNFALNIPLFLLAYRAMSRRMLAGTVLSVIVQTAAFTFLPIPASPLIGDSLANIAIAGLFGGFGCGLILTNGGSAGGLDLLGVYLTQKGTFSVGLMNLTFNVCLYAVMAVLFELPVAIYSILFIAFFSVAIDRFHYQNIELELMIFTHHPEIRDVIMKKYIRGVTCWKGMGAYTGKGTEVLVTVVAKNEVDEVKQDILAVDPQAFIIEHTGVHVTGGYQKRLV is encoded by the coding sequence ATGTCCGTACGAGGGGGTGCCGCGCCGGAGGACGTGATCCGCGGACCGTATCGCCCGTTCCGGCCGGGCAACGCGCTCCTGATCGCCGCCGGCTCCCTGATTTACGCCTGCGCGGTGAACTGGTTCATGATGCCGCTGCATCTCTACGCGGGAGGCATCGTCGGCCTTTCCCAGCTGATCCGGACGCTTGCCTTCAGCGGAATCAGGGGCGTGGATGTGGCGGGACTTGTCAATTTTGCTCTGAATATCCCGCTGTTTCTTCTGGCTTATCGGGCTATGAGCAGAAGGATGCTGGCGGGAACGGTACTCTCGGTCATCGTGCAGACGGCAGCCTTTACATTTCTTCCGATTCCGGCGTCGCCTCTGATCGGCGACAGTCTTGCGAATATCGCCATCGCGGGCCTGTTCGGCGGATTCGGCTGCGGGCTGATTCTCACCAACGGGGGAAGCGCGGGCGGACTCGATCTGCTGGGCGTCTATCTCACGCAGAAAGGTACGTTTTCGGTGGGGCTGATGAACCTCACGTTCAATGTCTGTCTCTATGCGGTGATGGCGGTCCTGTTCGAGCTTCCGGTCGCCATCTACTCGATTCTGTTCATCGCCTTTTTCTCGGTGGCGATCGACCGTTTCCATTATCAGAACATCGAGCTGGAGCTGATGATTTTCACCCATCATCCGGAGATCCGGGATGTCATCATGAAAAAATACATCCGCGGCGTGACATGCTGGAAGGGAATGGGAGCCTACACGGGAAAAGGAACGGAGGTTCTTGTCACCGTGGTCGCCAAAAACGAGGTCGATGAGGTGAAGCAGGACATTCTGGCTGTGGATCCGCAGGCCTTTATCATTGAGCATACGGGTGTACATGTGACCGGCGGTTATCAGAAGCGGCTGGTATAA